In Quercus robur chromosome 11, dhQueRobu3.1, whole genome shotgun sequence, the sequence ccagaacctgcttcggattttgactgaaagaggggaGGGTACCGTTCCCCCCATATCCAAGCGGGAGGACAccttaaatctgtgcctcccctgcccCGACCACATCACTTTAAGTCTTGGAAGGGTCCGATGCCTCTGTGGCGGGTGAagttcctccacctccacccaAGCCTCAAACATATGGCATTAGGGGAAGACGACGCTGGAGGTGGGAACTGGTTATGGACAAAGGGTTATGATTCTGAAGAGAGCAGAAGAGTTTATGTGCTAGGAGAACAACCACCTGCcctacttatataaagggtaaggaggtgtcatttaatttaatttgagcagattCCCAAGACACGCTGCAGACAAGGCAGCTCTGGCACAATTTCCAACGCTATCCACCACCACAAGATTTAAAggtcctcgtgaaggcgcgcctcgaagactgaaatgacaaaGGGCACTGCGCGGATGAAGAATAAAGTAATGCCTCTTAATTCGGCACATCTCCCACGCAAATGGAAGGACACAAGCAGCAATAAGGCACGGAACTTGAACAAGTCACGAGGTGGGCTcagcatcaccaaaaccctccttccCAACTAAAAAGTCGGGAAGCAGGatttcgaggggctattgtggggcctgaaatttggaatcctgacccacttcacattaatggcccaaagcccaagccgaggagccctacCGCCGAGAAGGTATGAGGAGAACCCCTTGATGGCCCAATAatatagccgaggacaacctTACACTCAACGCCTCACAAAATGCCTGAAGGAAAGGACAAACTCAgcacaagagcagtacaagctaGAAAGCTGTCAACACCATAACGTGaagcccagcacctgacaaaCCCATACCTCATAtcatgctatccagcttttcccaaccactctgacgtgaaAATTGATAGGATGAGTAACtgccccaaacaaggagaaattgacacgtagatgaagaagggaaatcgaatactagtataaaaggggaaaaaggaggagaaaaaggGGGAGGAGGGAGGACCCCcggagaaagaaggaagaaaaaggaggaatggtgagaatgtaatgctcctcggactaattccgaggagtcaaacttTTCAAACTACTTTGATGCAAGGCTCTGCTATACAGTCCAGACtcatctttgtatgatcgctcatgaaaccgggaccagaccgaaacccagcgcccaaaggcaggcctttccaaacccactctctacaaatcatattgttcgggccctttacacacgagcccaacgtcagCCTTGGGTcattaaaaatcgtgtccctacatatcACATTCCATATATTATTAACTTTGCATCAtgtgcaattttatttttccttttttcttttttggactcAAAAAATTAGggggaaaattacatttttcggttagaatttttgttaaaggaaacaaaaattttaaatttgattagaaacatttttttctcttctaaaaATCTTGACTTCcattaaaattgacaaaaattctAAAGAGATGAGGGAAAATGTGTATTTCCAATAATTAAGAAAAACGTTGCtgctttttaattttgcaaTTTCTTTGTCAAAACTACTCAACATTATATTGcccatcaaaatcaaaataaaatagcaaTAATAATCATTgatgctttttttcttttcttttcttttttcccataATGGTCGTTGATGATTTTCATAACATAATTTGTTCCTCATTTCTTTGCTGTTCCAACACTTAAATACACAAAGATAGTTacatattacatttttttttttttttttttatccttataGCTGAAATTAGTGAATCaactaaggaaaaaaagaagaaggaaaaaatgatACATTTTCCGATCCCCAAGTTTGAACATTTTAAactgagagagaaaaaaaaaaaccactaataagattgattaaaaaaattcctttttttgaaaactaattcaagagtgtgagagagagaccATGGAGTGGGGAGAAGGGGGTGGGgtacaaaaagtttttttattttttaggaaggAGACCACAACTATGGGCCAATTGACCATTCTATTTGTTGGACTTTCTTTCGACAAACTAAATTTCGGGTCCTATTGTAATTTCAAAGGCACAAGCTTTaaactattatatataattatatatttattaaaaaataaaaataaaaaaattggagggGACTTGACTTTCCTTGGTCTAAACATGGGTTTTGGTCCCTGGTTAGGTCAATGATAATGATAGTATATAGACTATATAAATAGTGTAACCGTGGGCTCATTTGTGACcgttgtttaaataacaattgttagtgtttaaacaatattacacgtattttcacatactttCTCATCTatgtgtatttttaaaaaatacaaataacgttactagaacaacattaccaaacaggCCCAATGTCTTTGAAATTACACTATATAAATAGCGTAACGGTGTGTttataaacacacaaaaaaaaaaaaaaaaaaaaaaaaaaatgtaacggTGTAACTAGTAGCATTCCATTATTTATGATGAAGCAAATCGTACATATGcatttgaaagtttgaaaccAATTAGTGAGAACATAGGGTCCATGTCATGGAAAAAGAGCACAACACAAATATGGAGGACAAGCATCTTTAGTTGTTTCTCAGGATCGAGCAGAGCTTTAAACACAAGGAGCAGTTAATCACTGTAGGACCActgcattaaaaaaatacatatgtgCCTTATTGAGATACTTTATAACTATTTTCTAGATCTCTAAAAGGCATCTTTGACTTTGTTTTGAGGTGTCAGGACTTCCATGTGCTTATTTTTCTAACAATATTATTGTTAACTGAAACTACATAATGTTCATGAAAACAATACTTATCTTATGCAGGCATCGGATATTTGTATTATTACTTATCTTATGCATGTATCGGATATATGTATTATTTCTCTCATAGCGTGTAAGTTCAATACTGCTGGGATCCACATGCTATAAGAGGGGGGCTGCATTCATCTGATGTAGGAGATTGACATAACTCCTTGAAAGCAATAAATATCCCTTGCAAGAGAGAAATATGGAGAAGGAATTACTATTCTATAGCAGTTATAGTCAAGCAAAAGAACTAATAGTACATACTACAAAGGCTTTATTGGTGGGAACCTGAAAGCTAAAAAGGAAATTGTATTAAGCTTCAATTAGCAATCTGCCACTATCCTTACTGAACAGGCCAGGTggacaaagaaaaattaaaaaaagaagaagataaatagCATTAGAAAGTCCATGAATTTGATCTTCTGAGCACAGGCTTCAATTGTTTGTCTTCCTCAAGTGATATCATGCCCAAATGAGATGGGTCTTCAAGCATCATCTTTGCCACCAAGTAACCAGCAATGGACCAGGTTTGGGATTTACGTGCCTGCTTCCCAATAAATCGACCAAGCGTTCCGTCATAATACTCAGGCCAGCTGTCTTTTAGCAACCTGGTTTCAGCAAGTTCAATGGCACGTCTTGCAATCTGGGGTCGTCCAGTCTTGATACATGCTGCAGTGAGAAGCCATAATAGCACTGCACACATTTGACATTCAAAATGTATCATCTAGCAGAAAACCTCTTGTAGGAAagttacccccaaaaaaaaaaaaaaaagaagataaggcACTAAAATTTTCCAAACATAATCATTTCAAAGAGTTACATACTGTTAATGGGTTATCATGTTGAgcttttttgatgggatatttaTGAGAGCAGAATCATGTTAACACTTAACActttaatgtattaaaaaagaCAGCAGGATTATTAGGGGGAAAACTTAAGCACAGAGTTGTACTTTCATTAAATAAAGTCTGCTGATGTAGTTGTAATTTGAGTCttatcatgaatttttttaagatgaaTGATTAAAACTTCATTCATCAGCAGCTTATGCAGCTTGTTGTACTGTGTTTTGAGACATAATTTGTGTTTAGGTAAATTACAATACAGATTCACAGAAGCATACCTGGCCAAGATCCACCATTGTGGTAACTCCATCTTGTATTTTTTGGGTCAGATCCTGTTACGATACGCCAATCATGACTTTCTAATGCTGGATAACAAACCTTTAGTGGCATTTCTCCAACCAATTCCTCCCACCGTGATTCTATAAGATCCATAATTGCTGTGGACTGTTCAGGGGTTGCCAAGGATGACAATATAGCAATGCAATTGCCCAAGCAAAACCAACGGAAATCCATTCTTGCGGGACTGACATTCCCAATGAAGTAACCACCACGAACGGGcataaaatcaaaaacccaatcTGGAAGAGAATCAGGTATTACATTAAACTTGTTGACTGCTGTGTGTGAGTATTCTTCTGTTTTATATCGATATATATCATTAAGCTGCTTCAAGTCTAGCCAAAAATAGCTTCTCATGTGATAGCTTAAGGCATGAAGGCGTTTAACTATTCGTTCTACAACCTCCTTCCCTTCAACATCTTGCTTAAGTAAAACCAAAGCGCATCTTAAAGCCATGAAGAAAAGTGCTTGAATTTCAATAGGATATCCATAAACACCCTGGAAACAGAGATAACCATTAACCAATATCGAAGTGAAATAAAGGAAGTTAGAATGATAGGTTTAAGATAGAACAATTACTTAACACTAATTCCCATTCCAAGGAGAAAGTGGAACCAATATATACtaatgaacttcaaaatttCCTGAAACAAAAGTATGTCTATGATGTTGATTACAAGAAATTCAACAACACAGTatcttttttcttgataaaaaaGACTGATGTTTTTGTTTCTAGGGAAGATCAAGTTCTGAAAATCCTAGAACACTCAACATGTACTCAATTCAATGAAGCCATAAGCCCCAAAATATTGGGATTGGCTAACTGAATTAGTTTTCAACTTCATAGATAAAAATACCTAAACCAAACCAATCATCCCACCAGAAAAATATGCTGGGGAGTATATGATAAGCTACTAATCTGGCCACTTATGCCCCAATTTGGCCCACAGGCCTGCACCATCATTCTCAACCAGTATAACAATTTTTAATGCTCAATTTAAGTTATGTGCAAGAAAgaatttagaataaataaataaaattaggtttgGAGCAAGTCTTGTAAGAAAGTTCCCTTTTCCTTTAGCAATAAAACAGAGCATAGAGACCGATAAAGGTTGCTAGGCAATTCAATATAAAAGCACTAAAGGTGAAAGATAAGCACTATAAGATTGACACCAAAGAGTATGAAAGGTACTTCAGTTTTCTTTGCTCTAACATCCAGTTTACATTTGAAGTTAGTATCATGGTCACACTCCAAGTACAGATTCAAATCATTGATGGATGTTCAGGACAGAGGTATGAAAGTCAAACAAGTTTGGCATTCTCCAGTTCTGGGCTTATGCTGATTATTAGAAGGGcataaacttaaattttgaGAACTCACCATTCTTCGATCAATCATACAGCATCCATCGGCACAGAGAAGAGTCGGGAAAGTGTCAAACCCTTCTGAAAGACATAAGCTCAGAATTAAGCGCATACCCTTCTGGCATTCAGGCAGTTCAGCCAAGGAAGTGTCTCCTGTAGATTTTGTGTATGCCCGAAGCAATATAATCCACCAGAATCCAGAATCAACTGGAGCAACTCTTCCAATTGCACTCTCACCAAAATCTGCTATTAAAGTCTCACTGTTTCTGACTGGATCATGTAGTACTTTGAAACTAGCAGGCATTACACCTTCTCCTAGCTGGAATCTATCAATCTTTTTCTCCCATGACTGAAGGCGAAGAgtcttcaaaagaaaatttcttaCTATTTCGGGTTCTCCATTCATCAAAAAAGCCAATGCGCTTGGAACAAAGTCTCTCACAAAGACCTACACAGATGAAGATAGTTACCACTTAAACATACCAAATCTTCAGTCATTAAAACTGTGTTTAGGGCAAGGCACAGATCTATAAAAGCCAAAGTCATAACAGTATGCATTAAAAAGAAGCATAGATGGAAGACGGATTGCACTAGATAAATAGCCACTAAACTAATGGTAGTTATAAATACAGAAGACAACTTTCATAAGGCAGCACATGATTAACATACTTTCACAAATTGCATCAATTCAAAGGCATTTACAATTCTAGAAGTCCATCCATATGTCAGCAAtattttgcaaggtttttcACTTGTCCAAGATCCAAACAAATGACATTCACAATTCACAGAAACATTTTTATCATATGAAAGCATAGAAATACCTGAACACAGATTAAATAAACGAATAAGATGGATGTAATAAAGGCTCAGATATAGTTGGCATGTTTAGAAGTATCAACAATCAAGACTCCGTGTCACATGTAATGCATCATAAAGCatctttttttttgcaacaacaTGCATACGTATTACTTGAAGTGCTAAGAAAACAGATACATATTTGTACATGTGTGGTTGTGAGTGTTGGTACACTCTGGCCTCCCTGTCTACTACAAAACtaaaagattgaaaaataagaagacAGATATATAAACAAGATGACCTAAACTATAAATCTTTAGTTTCTCCCCCAAAACCACAACTAGCACTACTTCATAATTTGTGTTGGTAACCAGTACAACCACTAATGATTAAATTAACTAGAGGAGCAAACAAGGGATACAGATTACTCACCTGATCATAGTTTAGTTTTTCATCAGAATTGTCCAATGCAGCAATTGTCCCAACTGGTTGACCACGGAAATGCACCAATGACCGCCTCAAAGCTTCCCAAGCTTCTGCAACCATTGGATGTGGCTCAAATCCCATGAGTGACCTTGGAGTATTATAACCTGACCGTCTACCAGGTGAAAACATATATTCAAGATGGTCATTTATTCGGCAAGAGTACTCGGCAGTTCTGGATGGGGGTGGTGGGGACATCCCAATAGATAATTCGTTAAGCGACCTTTCATCAAATGATCTTTTCCTCTCCATATTCAGAGGCCTTGGCCTGTCTAATAATCTTGAGAAATCACTTTCATCAAATTCAGCAACAGTAAATAGGGAATCGATTGTTCTTATATTTCCATTCTGAGACACATCAACATTGGGTGCAGACATTTTCAATGATCACAAATACAAATCCAGGGAGGCACTACGGTGGGTTTTGTGTTTACACCCTGCAATTGAATTAGCAGAAAGTTTTAGTTCCCAAGTTCAATCAATTCTGTGATAACTGATAAATGGCAATTGAGACATGGTCCAACCAGCCCATGAATTGATTATATACAACAGGAATAGATCAAAAACAATCAATCCCCAacttcaataaaaagaaaaataaaaataaaaaaggaaatccTATACATTCCTTATAAGTACTCCATTAGTGACCAAAAAATACGTAAGAAGCTCTAAATTCCCATTTTTGGTAAGCGGAGAACTATAAATATAagattcaaaaatcaaaacttttttgtttttgtttttgttctttttttttttttcttttttgcaacagattcaaaatcaaaacttgATTGTCTTATCATGTTCGTTTTCTCTGCAACCAAAGAAAGGGCACAGCTATAACAACTCATACagtcaacaaacaaacaaacggctcaaaataccaaaaattctCATCTTTTAACAGCCTTTGCCAACTATCAAAACAGAAGggaaaaaaactatctttatccCAACAAACATGAATTTTGCCAaacagaacaaagaaaaaaaatgcgtGCATGTTAATTCAGATTGCATAGCAAATCTCCaacaaaccaaattaaaatctcaTAACATAAAAGATCAGAGAACCAACCTCAGAATTATCACCACCACCCACTTCAGGAAATCAAAAAACGTGAAAGAAACTACCTCACTTCTGAGAGTGTAAATACAAGGAACCTGTGAAACCTTTGTCACGTACTATAAAGTGTGGGGGCCAGTCAATAATATATGTGATGTAAATCACGTAGTAGAGGGTGACTGGCAGgtgggtttatgtttgtttagtGAA encodes:
- the LOC126705571 gene encoding probable alkaline/neutral invertase B, which produces MSAPNVDVSQNGNIRTIDSLFTVAEFDESDFSRLLDRPRPLNMERKRSFDERSLNELSIGMSPPPPSRTAEYSCRINDHLEYMFSPGRRSGYNTPRSLMGFEPHPMVAEAWEALRRSLVHFRGQPVGTIAALDNSDEKLNYDQVFVRDFVPSALAFLMNGEPEIVRNFLLKTLRLQSWEKKIDRFQLGEGVMPASFKVLHDPVRNSETLIADFGESAIGRVAPVDSGFWWIILLRAYTKSTGDTSLAELPECQKGMRLILSLCLSEGFDTFPTLLCADGCCMIDRRMGVYGYPIEIQALFFMALRCALVLLKQDVEGKEVVERIVKRLHALSYHMRSYFWLDLKQLNDIYRYKTEEYSHTAVNKFNVIPDSLPDWVFDFMPVRGGYFIGNVSPARMDFRWFCLGNCIAILSSLATPEQSTAIMDLIESRWEELVGEMPLKVCYPALESHDWRIVTGSDPKNTRWSYHNGGSWPVLLWLLTAACIKTGRPQIARRAIELAETRLLKDSWPEYYDGTLGRFIGKQARKSQTWSIAGYLVAKMMLEDPSHLGMISLEEDKQLKPVLRRSNSWTF